In one window of Pirellulales bacterium DNA:
- a CDS encoding amidinotransferase, producing MSARARILMCPPDYYGIEYEINAWMSRSRPSDPRRARQQWQGLRKQLEAAGAEVVCMEPAPGLPDLVFTANAALIYGRTAVVSRFRHAVRQRETPFDERWFGEDGFDVQSAPEGVYFEGAGDALFCGDTLFAGYRIRSDARGHQAIGALLGVRVIPLELVDPYYYHLDTCFCPLTDDTAIYYPAALDDYGRRALAEIVPNLIS from the coding sequence ATGAGCGCGCGTGCCCGCATCTTGATGTGCCCGCCGGACTATTACGGCATTGAGTATGAGATCAACGCCTGGATGAGTCGGTCGCGCCCGAGTGATCCGCGGCGGGCGCGGCAGCAATGGCAGGGGCTGCGCAAGCAGCTTGAGGCGGCCGGCGCCGAAGTGGTGTGCATGGAGCCGGCGCCGGGACTGCCGGACCTGGTGTTCACCGCCAACGCGGCGTTGATCTACGGGCGGACGGCGGTCGTGTCTCGCTTTCGACATGCGGTGCGGCAGCGCGAGACGCCGTTCGACGAGCGCTGGTTTGGCGAGGATGGCTTTGACGTGCAATCGGCGCCGGAGGGCGTTTACTTCGAAGGCGCCGGGGACGCGCTCTTTTGCGGCGACACATTGTTCGCGGGCTACCGCATACGCAGCGACGCGCGCGGGCATCAAGCGATTGGCGCGTTGTTGGGGGTGCGGGTGATTCCGCTGGAACTGGTCGACCCGTACTACTATCACCTCGACACTTGCTTTTGCCCGCTCACCGACGACACGGCCATTTATTACCCCGCGGCGCTGGACGATTATGGTCGCCGCGCTCTGGCCGAGATCGTGCCGAACCTGATCTCG